The DNA window GTGAATCGTCGGAGGTCAATTTTGATCTGTATGCTGGCCGACTAACCGAAGAAGTCACCGTGACGGCCACACGCGGCGAACGAGACGCATTGAGCGTGCCCGTGCGCACCGAGACGCTCGATGAAACCGTCTTAGCACGGCAAAACGTCGCCGGCACGGGCGATGCGTTGTTGAACATACCGAATCTGACGCCGGTCAATAGCGGCCCATATCTAGTGCGACCGCGCCTGCGAGGATTTGATTCGACGCGCCTGCTTATATTGGTGGATGGTGAGCGATTGAACAACTCGCGCACATCCACCGGCGCAGCCGGCGTGGAAGTCGGCCTTATTGATCCAAGCTTGATTGAGACGGTCGAGATCGTGCATGGCGCCGGCTCAGCCTTGTACGGCACGGATGCGTTGTCTGGCACTATCAACATCCTGACGCAGTCACCCCAGCCGATCAAGGATGGCTTCCGTGTGGGAGGCAGTTTCACCGGCTATTACAGCAGCAACGAGCCGGGCCGACGTGGCACAGCCCGATTGGATGTTGCAGGACGGCGGTTCGCCACGCGACTGTCTGGCATGCTCGAACGGTTTGCCAATTATCATGCGGGACGCCCATTCAACGAGTCAAACATCCCGCTGATTCAGGCTGGCACTATTCGCCACGTGACCTATGGCCCAATTCCCGATAACTTCAACGAGCCATTTGTCAGAACCAGCTCGGAGATTCCTAACTCGCAGGTTCATGGCAACAGCCTGAATGCAGTCAGCCGGTTCTTCTTTTCCGAGCGGCAGTCACTGAAGGCGACGTGGCTGCGGCGTCGCGCTCTTGATATTGGCTTTCCCGATTTTACGCCGCCGTATTTCTTCCAGAATATTCGGCTGCCCATCAGCAAGCTCGATAAAGCCAGCATGCGTTACGAAGTGACCGGACTGGCGCCATGGTTCAGTCGGTTAGCTGCCGGCGGCTACTGGCAGCATCAAGATCGGCAGTTGGCCACCGACTTTTTCGTGCTGTCGCGCAGCGAGCCGCGGCCGGGCGACCCACCGTTTGACACGCTCACGCGCGTGGACATTGCCAGCGATACAGGGCAAAACGTCAAAAGCTGGGGCTATGATATACAGGCTAATTTTCTGCTCGGCACAAAGAACCTGCTGACAGCCGGCTCCAGCCTCTTTTACGATCACAGCAAGGACTTTCGTCAGGTTATTGTAGACGTCACGCAACTGGGCTTGCTGACCCGGCCGCCGCGTCCTGTTCGGTTTATCTCGTTGCCGGCGGCGATTGTCCGCGGCGCGGCCAGTTTCGAGCAGCGCGTGCCGATCTCAAATTTCCAGAACCTCGCCTTCTTCGTTCAAGACGAACATGAGCTGAGCGCCGCGCTTCGTGTGATTGGCAGCCTGCGGGTAGATCGCTTCGACATTGATTCGCGCCAGACCCCCAACTACAATCCTCGCCCGCGCCGATTGGGATGCGCGCGCCCGCCTGTTGATCCTGGGACCGTTCCACCCATTGAAGGCATCCGGTTCACTCGAACGACTGTCACAGGCGATGGTGGCGTCGTCTACCGCGTGAAGCCATCTGTCAGTTTGACGGCGCGAGTAGGTCGCAGCTATCGCCACCCGAATCTGTCGGAGCTCTTCTTCTCCGGGCCGGCTGAAGCTGGCACGCTCGTGCCCAACATTGATCTCCGGCCGGAGACGGGCATCAACGTTGACGTGGGAGCCAAAGTGCGGCTGCCTCGGTTCAGCGGCTCGCTGACCTACTTCCATAATCGCTATCGTGACTTTCTCTCCCGTCAACCTGTGGCGGCCTGCCGACCCGAAGATATTCAAGACCCGGCCGACGCTGATCTGGTGGGCACGATTTATCAAGCGCTGAACTTTTCTCGCGTGCGCATCCAGGGCGTAGAGGCCAGCAGCGAGCTGCCCTTTGAGGCGGTTTCGTCGTTTTTCTCGCTGTTTGTTGACTTCAGCTATTTGCATGGCGTGGTGATTGAAGGGCAGAACCCGCTGGCCCAAACCCGGCTTGAAAATGCGCCAGCCAACAATATCACCCCTGCCAAGTTCGTTGGCGGCTTGCGATGGAATGATCGCTCTGGCCGGCTGTGGGGTGAGTATTCGTTTCGCTCCCAATTGCATGTTCATCGTGTCTCACCGATCCTGTTTACCTCTCCGCTGTTGCAAGCGCCCGATCTATGGAACCTCAACGGTTTCACCATTCACACGGTGCGAGCTGGTGTAGAGCTGATTGAGCGCGAACGATCTCGCGTCAGTGTGACGCTTGCGATGGAGAACCTTGGCAACAAGTTTTACCGTGAACAGTTTCAGTATGCCCCGGCCCGTGGTCGCAGTTTCACGCTTGGTCTCACACTCAAGTATTTTTAAGCGCGCGGCGTCCCTATGGGGAAATCCGAAATCCGAATATCTAACTCCGAAACGTTTCGGATTTCGGATTTGGGATTTCCGATTTCCCTCGAAGAGGGCTTCGGATTTCAATTAACAACACTGTGAAGGAGGAAAAATATGGTTCGAATCTCTACGATCGTTTCAGTTGTGGTGCTCATAGCAACATTCGGGTTCTCCCCGATGCCGGTTGTGCAAGCCCAAAACACGTTTGTTGGCGTCTGGCGATTAACGTTGGATTTTTCACCAGGCCCGATTCAAACCTTTGGCGTGATCGTCAAGGCCAGTGAAGGGTACAAGGCTGATGAAGATGGGCCGCAACCACTGACGACATTGGGACATGGACTGGTGATTGGGCCATGTGGGTCAGGACCGGCCGGGCGCGCGATGGGACTGGCCTGGCGCCACGTGCCGCTCAGTGGCAATCCGGCTACCGGCTTTGACATGACATTTGAATTCACCAGCGCGCGGACGCCATTCACGGCCATCATCCGCGCTAGCTTTCCCGCTCAGGGCAACCGAATCACCGGTCAAGCCGCCATTATCGGCGATACCACGGATCCGTCGCGAATAACACCGCCGACCGTGTTCGACCCAGTCCTTGGGCGCGAGGTCAACATGATTCCATTCATCCTGGAGCGCGTTGATTCGTTCCAGTGTGGGTTGATCACCGTTCCGTGATCCCGTGCAATGAAGCCACAGATTACGCAGATTAGCACAGAATTCGTGATTCGTGATTCGTGGTTCGTGATCCGGGTTTGTGATTCGTGATTCGTGATCCGTAACCCTCTTCGAGGGAAATCCGAAATCCCAAGTCCGAAATCCCAAACGTTTCGAGTTTCGGATTTCGTGCTTGGGATTTCCCTCATAGAGGGCTGAAGAGGGCTTCTGTGGCTCGACTGCACGAGTATCAGGGTAAGTCTATCCTCCGGGAGCACGGCATTGCTGTGCCTGAAGGGCAACCGGCCAGCAGCGCCGACGAAGCGCGACGGATTGCCGCCCGGATGCGCCGACCGGTTGTCATCAAAGCGCAGGTGTGGACAACAGGGCGCGCCGGCATCGGCGGGATTCGGTTTGCCGATACGCCGGAGCAAGCTGAGCAGGCAGCTCGCGAGATGCTGGCCATGACCGTGCAAAGTTTTCCGGTCCAGCGCGTGTTGGTCGAAGAGAAGATCGCCATTGAACGAGAATTCTATGCCGGGTTGATTATTGATGACGGCCAGCGAGCGCCGGTGATGATCTTCAGCTCGGTTGGCGGCACAGGGATTGAGCAAATCGCGCGTGCTCATCCCGGTCATGTCAGTCAACAGGTGATTGATGTCACGACAGGGCTGACGTCCTATCAAGCTCGGAATCTGGTTCGTCGAGTCGGCATTCGTGGAACACTGCAAACGCAACTGGCCGACGTTCTGTTGAAACTGTACCGCGTTGCCCG is part of the Blastocatellia bacterium genome and encodes:
- a CDS encoding TonB-dependent receptor; this translates as MKQLRLAVWYSLLVVLLCPLCAVAQPSGQIYGRLVDPNGAAVVGATVTLQNIATGAVIEAFSDAAGRYEFTGVVIGIYRVRVKAVGFSEVSRQVEISEPGESSEVNFDLYAGRLTEEVTVTATRGERDALSVPVRTETLDETVLARQNVAGTGDALLNIPNLTPVNSGPYLVRPRLRGFDSTRLLILVDGERLNNSRTSTGAAGVEVGLIDPSLIETVEIVHGAGSALYGTDALSGTINILTQSPQPIKDGFRVGGSFTGYYSSNEPGRRGTARLDVAGRRFATRLSGMLERFANYHAGRPFNESNIPLIQAGTIRHVTYGPIPDNFNEPFVRTSSEIPNSQVHGNSLNAVSRFFFSERQSLKATWLRRRALDIGFPDFTPPYFFQNIRLPISKLDKASMRYEVTGLAPWFSRLAAGGYWQHQDRQLATDFFVLSRSEPRPGDPPFDTLTRVDIASDTGQNVKSWGYDIQANFLLGTKNLLTAGSSLFYDHSKDFRQVIVDVTQLGLLTRPPRPVRFISLPAAIVRGAASFEQRVPISNFQNLAFFVQDEHELSAALRVIGSLRVDRFDIDSRQTPNYNPRPRRLGCARPPVDPGTVPPIEGIRFTRTTVTGDGGVVYRVKPSVSLTARVGRSYRHPNLSELFFSGPAEAGTLVPNIDLRPETGINVDVGAKVRLPRFSGSLTYFHNRYRDFLSRQPVAACRPEDIQDPADADLVGTIYQALNFSRVRIQGVEASSELPFEAVSSFFSLFVDFSYLHGVVIEGQNPLAQTRLENAPANNITPAKFVGGLRWNDRSGRLWGEYSFRSQLHVHRVSPILFTSPLLQAPDLWNLNGFTIHTVRAGVELIERERSRVSVTLAMENLGNKFYREQFQYAPARGRSFTLGLTLKYF